TGTTCGAAAGCCACTGTCCTGACAGGCGTTGGCAATGAATCGGTTCGGTCCTGACAGGCGTTTGCGATGAATTGGTTCGGTTCAGACGATTGCTACTGGCAACCAACTACACCTAATCTCACTCTTTAGAAAGGTGCAGCTAATTGTAGTTGCCATGTTGCAGCAGCGCCACCTGTTAATCAGCTGTCCGCATCAAACATTTATTCAGATGTACTACTGTTTTACAAGTGCAGAAAGAGTGTATTCCTTAATATCATGACTAACTGTCCTGCGCTTTTACTGTAGGCGAACGCTGCGTCGGGCATGGCTGTGGACGACGAATGCAAGCTCAAGTTCCTGGAGCTGAAGGCGAAGCGAACCCACCGCTTCATCATCTACAAGATAGACGACAAGAAGAAGATGGTTGTTGTGGAGAAGGTCGGCGAGCCTGCCCTGAACTACGAGGATTTTGCTGCTAGCCTCCCCACCAATGAATGCAGATACGCGATATTCGACTATGACTTTGTCACCGAGGAGAACTGCCAGAAGAGCAAGATATTCTTCGTCGCATGGTCAGTGATGCCTCCCATCTGTTCTTCGATTCACCGCTCACTCTTCACAACGCGCAACTGTGTAGTAACAACCGATTCATTCTGAATGTCCATGCAGGTCTCCTGACACTGCACGCGTGAGGAGCAAGATGATCTACGCGAGCTCCAAGGAGAGGTTCAAGAGGGAGCTCGATGGCATCCAGGTGGAGCTCCAGGCGACAGACCCGACCGAGGTCGGCTTTGA
This DNA window, taken from Triticum aestivum cultivar Chinese Spring chromosome 1D, IWGSC CS RefSeq v2.1, whole genome shotgun sequence, encodes the following:
- the LOC123180014 gene encoding actin-depolymerizing factor 7, encoding MANAASGMAVDDECKLKFLELKAKRTHRFIIYKIDDKKKMVVVEKVGEPALNYEDFAASLPTNECRYAIFDYDFVTEENCQKSKIFFVAWSPDTARVRSKMIYASSKERFKRELDGIQVELQATDPTEVGFDVIQGRAN